The Pirellulaceae bacterium genome has a segment encoding these proteins:
- a CDS encoding radical SAM protein, translating to MKRPAQLILTITDQCNHGCQMCYYHSSLNRRTKVMTLAEYQKLSDELNDLELLLISGGEPFLRQDIAEIVEIFYRNNRTRSVFIPSNGSTPARIITAVRRMLDLMPDLQLTLMMSLEGLHEEHDKIHQQAGAFDSVVETIRRLTLLQGYLQSQGKQWFSVLLNSVVTNGNVDRIIPLMEYAKEHLYVNSHTFTPMRGSGPTPDCCPPTPAQFEALQHQAQPYFEHYLQKEPTVLQQTLDRYALWMGLLRGEGLPFQCQAGHYIGVIEPDAKVRLCELTPVIGDLRETEFDFERVWNSTEANELRQQLIGCSCTHACFINASQRYYSLQAK from the coding sequence ATGAAACGCCCTGCTCAATTAATTCTGACTATTACGGACCAGTGTAACCACGGCTGTCAAATGTGCTATTACCATAGTTCGCTTAACCGACGAACCAAGGTGATGACTCTGGCGGAATACCAAAAACTCTCCGATGAGCTCAATGATTTGGAGCTGTTGCTGATTTCGGGTGGAGAACCATTCCTACGGCAAGACATTGCTGAGATCGTGGAAATCTTTTACCGAAACAATCGAACGCGATCGGTTTTCATTCCGAGCAATGGATCGACTCCGGCCCGCATCATCACCGCAGTTAGGCGCATGTTAGATTTAATGCCGGACCTACAACTGACCTTAATGATGTCTCTGGAAGGCTTACATGAAGAGCATGACAAGATCCACCAACAAGCAGGCGCTTTCGATTCAGTTGTCGAAACGATCCGACGATTGACCCTGTTGCAAGGCTATCTACAAAGCCAGGGAAAACAATGGTTTTCAGTACTCCTGAACTCCGTCGTTACCAATGGAAATGTGGACCGCATTATTCCACTGATGGAATATGCAAAGGAACATCTTTATGTCAACTCGCACACCTTCACACCCATGCGAGGTTCGGGGCCAACGCCCGACTGTTGTCCGCCCACACCGGCTCAATTCGAAGCTCTTCAACACCAAGCACAACCGTACTTCGAACATTACCTCCAAAAAGAACCAACAGTCCTTCAACAAACCTTAGATCGTTACGCACTTTGGATGGGACTATTGAGAGGTGAAGGCTTGCCTTTCCAGTGTCAGGCGGGCCATTACATCGGCGTGATCGAACCGGATGCGAAAGTCCGACTTTGCGAGCTTACTCCCGTGATCGGTGATCTGCGCGAAACAGAGTTTGACTTCGAACGTGTGTGGAATTCAACCGAAGCTAATGAATTGCGTCAACAGCTGATTGGTTGCTCATGCACGCACGCCTGTTTCATCAATGCAAGCCAGCGATATTACTCGTTGCAAGCAAAATGA
- a CDS encoding glycosyltransferase family 2 protein, whose amino-acid sequence MISIVTLHLQRKEHTERFIRQLYQRTEQEFELVVVSQESDAETVAWLTQLQQEQHHFKVLWNEQNIGTAAGRNLGIRASSGEQVIVIDNDVEVTDGWLQPLIDTADKQKSIAAVGALILSAQGDVQYCSRYVVEYFEKTDQHSIGLHIDCKLKADSPEVGSECEVPWYPTTCLLIKKSAFEESGGFDEQLAICEEDKDLCLSMRQAGYKIYSNPNSRVRHHNHPKPLPYAQIRESLPKLYQDKAFFENKWNLKSIQQQSKRYLLQSGMSEDEIAQLEKFTMFVQVTS is encoded by the coding sequence ATGATCTCCATTGTCACACTCCACTTACAACGCAAGGAACACACAGAGCGATTCATCAGGCAACTGTACCAACGGACCGAGCAAGAGTTTGAGCTTGTCGTCGTCAGTCAGGAGTCCGATGCTGAAACGGTCGCTTGGTTAACACAACTTCAACAAGAGCAACACCATTTCAAGGTTTTGTGGAACGAGCAGAATATTGGGACTGCTGCTGGTAGGAATCTTGGCATTCGAGCCTCATCAGGCGAGCAGGTCATTGTTATCGACAACGATGTTGAAGTCACCGACGGATGGCTCCAACCCTTAATCGATACGGCCGACAAACAGAAATCGATCGCAGCTGTCGGCGCATTGATACTTTCAGCACAGGGAGACGTCCAATATTGTTCTCGCTACGTTGTCGAGTACTTCGAGAAGACGGACCAGCACTCGATCGGCTTGCATATCGATTGCAAGCTCAAAGCTGACTCTCCCGAAGTTGGTAGCGAGTGCGAGGTACCCTGGTATCCAACGACTTGTCTCTTGATCAAAAAATCAGCATTTGAAGAATCGGGGGGCTTTGATGAGCAACTGGCGATTTGCGAAGAAGACAAAGATCTATGTCTTTCCATGCGCCAAGCCGGTTACAAAATATATAGCAATCCGAATTCAAGAGTCCGGCACCACAATCACCCCAAACCCCTGCCCTATGCCCAGATTCGAGAGTCCTTACCCAAGCTTTATCAAGACAAAGCCTTTTTTGAAAACAAGTGGAATCTAAAATCCATCCAACAACAGTCAAAGCGATATCTATTGCAATCAGGAATGTCCGAAGACGAGATTGCCCAACTCGAGAAGTTCACAATGTTCGTACAAGTCACTTCATAA
- the hisG gene encoding ATP phosphoribosyltransferase has product MSKIIRLGLPKGSLQEATGELFGRAGYNISFSSRSYFPSIDDDEIECMLLRAQEMARYVADGILDAGLTGYDWIVETGAEVHEVAELVFSKVSRRPVRWVLCVPNDSPVQTVKDLEGSRIATEAVGMTERYLQKHGVTAKVEFSWGATEVKPPVLADAIVEVTETGNSLRANNLRIVDEILQSTTRFIANIEAYQDPVKKQKIDDIALMLRGAIAADGKVGLMMNVPKEQVGEVLEMLPSLDNPTVSNLADDRWVDVITVLDETVVRRIIPRLKEVGARGIVEYPLNKVIE; this is encoded by the coding sequence ATGTCAAAAATTATTCGATTGGGCTTGCCCAAAGGCAGCCTTCAGGAAGCGACCGGTGAGCTCTTCGGCCGTGCAGGATACAATATTTCCTTCAGTTCCCGCAGCTACTTTCCGTCGATCGACGACGATGAAATCGAGTGCATGTTACTACGAGCACAGGAAATGGCTCGGTATGTTGCCGATGGCATCTTGGACGCCGGGTTAACCGGCTACGACTGGATTGTTGAAACGGGAGCCGAGGTACACGAAGTCGCGGAGCTGGTCTTTTCCAAAGTCAGCCGTCGCCCGGTTCGCTGGGTATTGTGTGTTCCAAACGACTCTCCCGTACAAACGGTCAAAGATCTAGAAGGAAGTCGTATTGCGACAGAAGCCGTGGGTATGACGGAACGTTACCTGCAAAAACACGGCGTCACGGCAAAAGTTGAGTTCAGTTGGGGAGCCACGGAAGTCAAACCTCCCGTATTGGCGGATGCGATTGTCGAAGTGACAGAAACGGGTAATTCGCTGCGAGCCAATAACCTCCGCATCGTCGATGAAATCCTGCAAAGCACGACTCGCTTTATCGCTAATATTGAGGCCTATCAAGACCCTGTCAAAAAACAGAAGATTGACGATATTGCATTGATGCTACGAGGCGCTATTGCGGCCGACGGAAAAGTTGGATTGATGATGAACGTGCCAAAGGAGCAGGTCGGAGAGGTTCTTGAAATGCTACCCTCGCTCGACAATCCCACCGTCTCGAATCTGGCTGATGATCGCTGGGTCGACGTGATTACCGTACTCGATGAGACCGTTGTGCGGCGCATCATTCCTCGACTGAAGGAAGTCGGTGCCCGTGGAATCGTCGAATACCCGCTGAACAAAGTGATCGAGTAG
- the hisI gene encoding phosphoribosyl-AMP cyclohydrolase, with translation MSDVVDGAPDFERAGGLIPAIAQDAETGEVLMMAYMNEESYRETIATGRAVYFSRSRNKLWRKGEESGNTQQIKGVFLDCDRDTILLKVNQIGDAACHNGYRSCFYRQVTDQGLATVGQRVFDPKEVYKKKS, from the coding sequence ATGAGTGACGTTGTCGACGGGGCGCCGGACTTTGAACGGGCCGGCGGACTCATTCCGGCCATCGCACAGGACGCCGAAACGGGCGAAGTGCTGATGATGGCCTATATGAACGAAGAAAGTTATCGTGAAACGATCGCGACAGGACGAGCGGTTTACTTCAGTCGTAGCCGAAACAAGCTTTGGCGCAAGGGCGAAGAGAGCGGAAACACCCAGCAGATCAAGGGAGTTTTCCTGGACTGCGATCGGGACACCATTTTACTGAAGGTGAATCAGATTGGCGATGCGGCCTGCCACAATGGCTATCGCAGTTGCTTCTACCGGCAAGTAACCGACCAGGGGCTGGCAACCGTTGGCCAGCGAGTGTTTGACCCCAAAGAAGTGTATAAGAAGAAATCTTAA
- a CDS encoding sulfatase has translation MHKQLTPLILVLIITSSAFAAEKKPNILLIVCDDLNTHVATSGYKPIQTPTLTAFGKEAMTFHRAFCQYPVCGPSRASFLSGLYPESTGVLDNRLDIRQTRPSTVTLPQCLKENGYWTASVGKVFHSSRHEQGDVAWNEHLRFDNDELPVAVAAREKFEQENGPIDQRPNRRNWKQLRERIIAPLNAQTPPGHGRSGLRDEQHKDGKNVRQVVQWITEQSHGAKPFFIALGIQKPHVPFLAPDKYFDLYPADQIRFKPDRPDLWDNLPNSAISRRYKAFGFELGKENESLRREYMQAYHACISFLDTQIAMVFDTLKEQQLWENTIIIFTSDHGYHLGDHFLWGKVTLFEIGTKVPFVIRVPGVTTAGSHSNTMVELIDIYPTLAELTNITPPTDLQGTSLVPVLNNPRRTDSTSYAYTVVKRGRHLGRAIRNQQWRYSKWPDGEELYDLERDPRERNNLANNPDYAGSLRDLRATLTTIQARAITSQEKR, from the coding sequence ATGCACAAACAGCTCACTCCCCTGATATTGGTCCTCATCATCACGTCCTCAGCGTTTGCCGCAGAAAAAAAACCCAACATTCTTTTGATTGTTTGCGATGACTTGAACACACACGTGGCAACGTCAGGTTACAAGCCAATCCAAACGCCCACGCTGACTGCGTTTGGCAAAGAGGCCATGACTTTCCATCGAGCTTTTTGCCAATATCCCGTCTGCGGTCCATCGCGTGCGTCATTTCTTTCCGGATTGTACCCAGAATCAACTGGTGTGCTGGACAATCGATTAGACATTCGCCAAACACGCCCCTCAACGGTGACCTTGCCGCAGTGCTTAAAAGAAAACGGATATTGGACCGCCAGCGTCGGCAAAGTCTTTCATTCTTCCCGACACGAACAGGGTGATGTAGCATGGAACGAACATCTGCGATTCGACAATGACGAACTTCCGGTTGCAGTCGCAGCTCGTGAAAAATTCGAGCAAGAAAACGGTCCGATCGATCAGCGGCCCAATCGCCGAAACTGGAAACAACTGCGAGAGCGCATTATCGCACCGCTTAATGCACAGACCCCGCCTGGACACGGCCGCAGCGGCCTGCGTGACGAGCAGCACAAAGACGGAAAAAATGTCCGACAAGTCGTCCAATGGATCACAGAACAAAGTCATGGTGCAAAACCATTCTTTATTGCACTTGGCATTCAGAAACCTCACGTCCCTTTTCTCGCTCCCGACAAATATTTTGACCTGTATCCCGCAGATCAAATTCGGTTCAAACCCGATCGTCCCGACCTCTGGGACAATCTTCCCAACAGTGCAATCTCGCGCCGTTACAAAGCATTTGGTTTCGAACTGGGTAAGGAAAATGAGAGCCTTCGGCGCGAATACATGCAGGCCTACCACGCCTGCATCTCTTTTTTAGATACTCAAATCGCAATGGTGTTCGATACTCTCAAGGAACAACAGTTATGGGAAAACACGATCATCATTTTCACATCCGATCATGGCTACCATCTGGGTGATCATTTTCTCTGGGGAAAGGTAACACTATTCGAGATTGGAACGAAGGTTCCGTTCGTGATTCGTGTACCGGGCGTGACAACAGCCGGCAGTCACTCCAATACCATGGTCGAACTCATCGACATTTACCCAACACTCGCTGAACTAACGAACATCACTCCACCCACAGATTTGCAAGGAACTTCCCTCGTTCCGGTACTCAACAACCCGCGTCGCACCGATTCCACATCATATGCCTACACCGTGGTGAAACGCGGCCGTCACTTGGGACGTGCCATTCGAAATCAACAATGGCGATACTCCAAATGGCCGGATGGCGAGGAGCTTTATGATTTGGAGCGTGATCCACGTGAACGCAACAATCTTGCTAACAACCCTGACTATGCCGGCAGTCTGCGAGATCTACGCGCAACGCTCACCACCATTCAAGCAAGAGCCATTACAAGTCAGGAAAAACGATGA
- a CDS encoding HEAT repeat domain-containing protein — protein sequence MFKIVLRSTAMLVTSLIVFPFWRAEAVEFSPPPFQVPDGFTIEVVAAPPLVKYPMMACFDERGRLFVAETQGKNLDKQALLEQRCRFIRMLEDTNQDGKFDKSTLFADQLVMPEGAVWYRGSLYVLSSPYLWRFEDTDDDGVADVREKLLGYMDFTGQANQHGAYLGPNGRIYFSGGHLGYDLTSKDGKAVAKGRAAAVFSCRTDGTDVEVFGNGGINPVEVAFTAEGELFTTCPIFDSIGGRHDALIHWVHGSTAGPKDYAPPVLKQTGYRLPAVRRWGQVAPSGLMRYRSQTFGPNYQNSFFATHFNTATVVNVNLTRAGSTFQGTDQNFITSTSRDFHPTDVIEDADGSLLMIDTGGWFLISCPFSKIAKPEIMGAIYRIKRQAANLPADPRGLQIDWKASSNQLLTYLQDPRPVVRDRAIEALATRDQEAIHHLHAAWKELSTQQRRNAVWSLSRMESKTATAQIRLALSDPDHSVAQAAARSVGVLRDKQSVAALCQLLNGESWPLRRSAATALGRIGDASAIPHLLAAIALPGDDHLRHALVYALIEINDAKAISTGLTHKDPRVQRAALLAMDQINTDTLSREQVTPLLGSRDERLRAAAINIITARPDWSTEIIQLLMDWSDEEAEPDLDREMAMIAVSAFQTDPQVQEIARRILNATPTHPAKRQTILQAIGNIRKLPKIWLPPLQKLLSMEADQIPLEVIDALRRSHSNQLNDKLEQMGDNFARSHKLRIAALSCLAESGRTLSEPGFQLLLSETAPERLPLDRLSATRSIYRTKLTEAQLQQLIQRLPHLSNNELGILTKKIDQTIEQQPEWQGQWARTRERLSSKLASTTSTDEQIQQRLKTLLTSLVAGDATHGKAIFYSSRAACSVCHAVNGKGGDTGPNLSRIGRIRRRADLLEAILYPNSSIVNSFETYAVVTTTGRIEQGVIQQADARKIILRNAQRQDISIPREAVEEISRTGHSIMPQGLEMNLNKDELSDLIAYLESLGDQPVSKIEP from the coding sequence GTGTTCAAAATAGTGCTTCGATCGACTGCGATGCTCGTCACAAGTCTGATAGTTTTCCCCTTTTGGAGAGCGGAGGCAGTTGAATTTTCCCCGCCGCCATTTCAGGTCCCCGATGGATTCACCATTGAGGTGGTTGCCGCACCTCCGTTGGTCAAGTATCCGATGATGGCCTGTTTCGACGAACGCGGTCGACTGTTTGTGGCAGAAACACAGGGCAAGAATTTGGACAAACAAGCGCTGCTTGAGCAACGCTGCCGTTTCATCAGAATGCTTGAAGATACGAACCAAGACGGGAAATTCGACAAGAGCACCCTCTTTGCTGACCAACTGGTGATGCCTGAAGGAGCTGTCTGGTATCGAGGTTCCTTATATGTCCTGTCATCCCCTTATCTCTGGCGATTCGAAGACACAGATGACGATGGCGTCGCAGATGTTCGCGAAAAGCTGTTGGGCTACATGGATTTCACCGGTCAGGCCAATCAACACGGTGCTTACCTCGGACCCAACGGAAGAATTTATTTCTCTGGAGGTCATCTAGGTTACGACCTGACCAGCAAGGATGGCAAAGCAGTTGCGAAAGGTCGAGCGGCTGCCGTCTTTTCCTGCCGCACAGATGGCACCGATGTGGAGGTCTTCGGAAATGGCGGCATCAACCCTGTCGAGGTAGCGTTCACGGCCGAGGGGGAGTTATTCACAACTTGCCCGATTTTCGACAGTATTGGCGGCCGTCACGACGCACTGATTCATTGGGTACACGGATCCACGGCGGGTCCCAAAGACTACGCTCCCCCCGTCTTAAAACAAACTGGATACCGCCTGCCAGCGGTGCGTCGCTGGGGGCAAGTTGCCCCCTCGGGCTTGATGCGATATCGAAGCCAGACGTTCGGGCCCAACTATCAAAACAGTTTTTTTGCCACCCATTTCAACACCGCAACAGTGGTCAACGTCAATCTGACACGAGCCGGTTCGACATTTCAAGGCACGGACCAAAACTTCATCACCTCGACCAGTCGTGACTTCCACCCTACCGATGTCATTGAAGATGCAGACGGCAGCCTTTTAATGATCGACACAGGCGGTTGGTTTCTGATCAGCTGTCCGTTTTCAAAAATTGCCAAACCAGAGATCATGGGAGCGATCTATCGTATTAAGCGACAAGCGGCTAATCTCCCGGCTGACCCGCGTGGACTGCAAATCGATTGGAAAGCGTCAAGCAATCAACTGTTGACATATTTACAGGACCCCCGCCCCGTTGTTCGTGATCGAGCCATTGAAGCCCTGGCAACCCGTGATCAAGAGGCAATTCACCACCTGCATGCCGCCTGGAAGGAATTGTCCACACAACAACGTCGCAATGCAGTCTGGTCGTTGTCTCGAATGGAGTCCAAGACTGCAACGGCACAAATCCGACTGGCGTTGTCCGATCCGGATCATTCTGTCGCTCAAGCCGCCGCGCGCAGCGTCGGGGTCTTGAGAGACAAGCAGAGTGTCGCAGCCCTTTGCCAACTTCTCAACGGGGAATCCTGGCCGCTTCGTCGATCGGCTGCGACAGCATTAGGTCGGATTGGGGATGCGAGTGCGATTCCGCATCTGTTGGCGGCAATCGCCCTGCCTGGAGACGATCACCTGCGCCACGCCTTGGTTTACGCCCTCATCGAAATCAATGATGCGAAAGCCATTTCGACGGGTCTCACCCACAAGGATCCGCGTGTGCAACGTGCGGCATTGCTTGCCATGGATCAGATAAACACCGATACGCTAAGTCGTGAACAAGTCACACCCCTATTGGGATCACGCGATGAGCGACTCAGGGCTGCTGCAATCAACATCATCACAGCTCGACCTGACTGGAGCACCGAAATCATCCAACTCTTAATGGACTGGTCTGATGAAGAGGCGGAACCAGACCTCGATCGTGAAATGGCCATGATTGCAGTTTCGGCATTTCAAACCGATCCACAGGTACAAGAAATTGCACGACGGATCCTAAATGCGACACCGACTCACCCAGCCAAGCGACAAACAATCCTGCAAGCAATCGGGAACATCCGCAAGCTCCCGAAAATTTGGCTACCTCCTCTGCAGAAACTTTTATCGATGGAAGCCGACCAGATTCCGCTGGAAGTAATCGACGCACTCCGGAGGTCGCATTCCAATCAACTCAACGACAAACTCGAACAAATGGGGGACAATTTCGCACGAAGCCACAAGCTGCGGATCGCCGCTTTAAGCTGCCTTGCAGAATCCGGCCGCACGCTTTCGGAGCCAGGGTTTCAGCTGCTGTTATCCGAGACTGCCCCAGAACGTTTACCTCTCGACCGATTATCGGCTACCCGTTCGATTTATCGCACGAAGTTGACGGAGGCACAACTTCAGCAATTGATTCAGAGACTACCTCACCTTAGCAATAACGAATTGGGAATTCTCACCAAGAAAATTGACCAAACGATTGAGCAACAGCCGGAATGGCAAGGCCAATGGGCGAGAACGCGGGAAAGGTTGTCGAGTAAGCTTGCCTCAACCACATCAACTGACGAACAAATCCAGCAACGCCTAAAAACCTTGCTCACTTCACTCGTTGCCGGTGACGCGACTCACGGGAAGGCGATTTTCTATAGCAGTCGCGCTGCCTGCAGCGTTTGCCATGCGGTCAACGGCAAAGGTGGAGATACGGGACCCAACCTCTCACGGATTGGAAGGATTCGGCGACGCGCTGATCTGCTCGAGGCGATTCTGTACCCCAATTCGTCAATCGTTAACAGTTTTGAAACTTACGCCGTCGTAACCACCACAGGCCGGATCGAACAAGGGGTGATCCAGCAGGCTGATGCAAGGAAAATCATCTTGCGGAATGCTCAAAGGCAAGACATCTCAATCCCTCGTGAAGCCGTAGAAGAAATCTCCCGAACTGGCCATTCGATCATGCCGCAAGGATTGGAAATGAATTTAAACAAAGATGAGCTTAGCGATTTAATTGCCTACCTTGAATCACTCGGCGACCAACCAGTATCGAAAATCGAACCATAA
- a CDS encoding sigma-70 family RNA polymerase sigma factor: MENQSPISAESMDQDICRVLQGQTAAFEPIVRRFERPLRAWLATQAPPAVDVDELAQRSFVVAFSKLAEFQPGTDFGAWLFTIARFQLKTELTRLRRIADYHARFAPDLLQKELDRRSSEPPELQQRRLECLAECLNSLAVPLRNYIRWRYEEEITLEEMASRSGRSLSAVKKQLWQLRRRLQECIESRMARDGGTS, translated from the coding sequence ATGGAAAATCAATCACCGATCAGTGCCGAGTCGATGGATCAAGACATTTGTCGGGTTTTACAAGGCCAGACGGCTGCATTCGAGCCAATCGTTCGCCGTTTTGAGCGGCCGCTACGAGCGTGGCTTGCGACGCAAGCTCCGCCTGCCGTTGATGTGGATGAGTTGGCCCAACGTAGTTTTGTCGTGGCTTTTTCCAAATTGGCGGAATTTCAACCTGGCACTGATTTTGGCGCTTGGCTGTTTACGATTGCCCGTTTTCAATTAAAAACCGAGCTGACCCGATTGCGACGAATCGCTGACTATCACGCCCGTTTTGCACCCGACCTGCTGCAGAAAGAGCTCGATCGGCGCAGCAGCGAACCGCCGGAACTTCAGCAGCGGCGGCTAGAGTGTTTGGCGGAATGCCTGAATTCATTAGCGGTGCCATTGCGAAATTACATTCGCTGGAGATACGAGGAGGAAATCACACTGGAGGAAATGGCTTCCCGCAGTGGACGATCATTGTCGGCTGTGAAAAAACAGCTTTGGCAGTTGCGAAGACGATTGCAGGAGTGTATCGAGAGCCGGATGGCGAGGGACGGAGGAACCTCATGA
- a CDS encoding FecR family protein, with product MTNASQFESLWNSYLEGELDEAGIAELQQLFALDHALLEAAADSFRTHRLLGLNAQDTEARHEQFVAATMAMLPQEHNAFVSQVMEDLPANNMKRAGSHRALYRSFMVTAVAVVVCAGFFFSRPSSEIARITGIHGRVQWTGKGGVVEEMTQVGRTLEGGTLEMVSADAWVDLRYRDDTTVTVSGRSLLTLSEQEQKIIHLRYGNLSANVLPQPIGCPMVVRTPSADLSVLGTRFDVDAQQEATTLLVSEGRVRLKRSGDGEEVNVIAQQGVTASLQDHQGLIPIERKAAVSAWKSNLKSDVVTGKWMSDLSRLSWQLKKAVAEGRMDRIRASEVYRDASTFDQGPGSVWAMPTSFGSLVVLSIVRETTSPVVLTPGARFQIRGRLLDQSVEAEFGISVNNPGGGFSGKFRVVVGLDAVPITGEPFTLELPLSDFCGDEKVGLREALTGKELRDWWCVTKSASAKLEILSVELIEE from the coding sequence ATGACGAATGCCAGTCAATTCGAATCGCTCTGGAATAGCTATCTGGAGGGCGAACTCGACGAAGCGGGTATCGCCGAGCTCCAGCAGCTATTTGCATTGGATCATGCGTTGCTCGAAGCGGCTGCAGATAGTTTTCGCACTCATCGGTTGCTCGGATTGAATGCCCAAGATACGGAAGCACGTCACGAGCAATTTGTCGCAGCGACGATGGCAATGCTGCCTCAAGAGCACAATGCATTTGTCAGCCAAGTCATGGAAGACTTGCCGGCAAACAACATGAAACGAGCTGGATCGCATCGCGCGCTCTATCGATCGTTCATGGTGACAGCGGTAGCTGTGGTGGTCTGTGCCGGATTTTTTTTCTCGCGTCCATCATCCGAGATCGCACGTATCACCGGAATCCATGGAAGGGTCCAGTGGACTGGGAAAGGAGGGGTCGTTGAAGAAATGACCCAAGTGGGACGAACGCTGGAGGGTGGCACATTAGAGATGGTATCTGCGGACGCTTGGGTCGATTTGCGGTATCGAGATGATACGACCGTGACGGTTTCCGGGCGATCACTTCTTACCCTTTCAGAGCAGGAACAAAAAATCATTCATCTACGCTATGGAAACCTATCCGCAAACGTTTTGCCGCAGCCAATCGGATGTCCAATGGTTGTGCGGACTCCATCCGCAGATTTGAGTGTGTTGGGAACGCGATTCGATGTGGATGCCCAGCAGGAGGCGACTACTCTACTTGTTTCTGAAGGACGTGTGCGACTGAAACGATCGGGTGATGGTGAAGAAGTCAACGTGATTGCGCAACAGGGAGTGACGGCATCGCTTCAGGATCATCAGGGATTGATTCCCATCGAACGAAAGGCGGCAGTCTCAGCATGGAAGAGCAACCTGAAGTCTGATGTCGTCACTGGAAAGTGGATGTCGGACCTGTCGCGACTTAGCTGGCAACTCAAGAAAGCCGTCGCTGAAGGCCGGATGGATCGAATTCGTGCCTCGGAAGTTTACCGGGATGCTTCGACATTTGACCAAGGCCCCGGAAGTGTCTGGGCGATGCCCACCTCCTTCGGGTCCTTGGTAGTCCTTTCAATCGTTCGAGAAACGACGAGTCCTGTTGTGTTAACGCCAGGAGCCCGCTTCCAGATTCGAGGACGTTTGCTGGATCAATCAGTCGAGGCTGAATTTGGTATCTCTGTAAACAATCCGGGCGGTGGTTTCTCAGGAAAATTTCGTGTTGTCGTTGGCTTGGATGCCGTGCCGATTACCGGAGAACCATTTACACTCGAATTGCCACTCAGTGATTTTTGCGGGGATGAGAAAGTCGGTCTCCGTGAGGCATTAACGGGTAAAGAATTACGCGATTGGTGGTGCGTAACGAAATCAGCTTCGGCGAAGCTCGAGATTCTGAGTGTGGAGCTGATAGAGGAGTGA